From Halapricum desulfuricans, a single genomic window includes:
- a CDS encoding helix-turn-helix domain-containing protein: MPRAKLTLTVPEEVWLGELTRLYPDATFRVLAALSDDVDAGVGLAEVIAEDVSAALSEMAAYEDVTDIDRLQEEDGKVLIRFRTTMPLLLFPARDSGIPLEMPFEIGDGEAVWELTAPQDRLSALGEQLDQFDIGYTVDYIHQHVTDEPLLTDRQRRLIVEAVEAGYYDTPRESSLTELADRLDIAKSTASETLHRAEEQVVKEYVSQLEST, translated from the coding sequence ATGCCACGCGCGAAGCTCACGTTGACCGTCCCGGAGGAAGTGTGGCTGGGCGAACTCACCCGGCTGTATCCCGACGCGACGTTCAGGGTGCTCGCGGCGTTGAGCGACGACGTCGACGCCGGGGTCGGACTCGCGGAGGTCATCGCCGAGGACGTGTCGGCCGCGCTCTCGGAGATGGCCGCCTACGAGGACGTGACCGACATCGATCGTCTCCAGGAGGAAGACGGGAAAGTCCTGATCCGGTTTCGGACGACGATGCCGCTGTTGCTGTTCCCGGCTCGGGATTCCGGGATTCCCCTGGAGATGCCGTTCGAGATCGGCGACGGCGAGGCCGTCTGGGAGCTGACCGCACCCCAGGATCGACTGTCCGCGCTCGGCGAGCAGCTCGATCAGTTCGACATCGGCTACACCGTCGATTACATCCACCAGCACGTCACCGACGAACCACTGCTGACCGACCGCCAGCGCCGGCTCATCGTCGAGGCCGTCGAGGCCGGCTACTACGACACGCCCCGGGAGAGCTCGCTCACCGAACTCGCTGACCGTCTCGACATCGCGAAGTCGACCGCCAGCGAAACTCTCCACCGCGCGGAAGAGCAGGTCGTCAAGGAGTACGTCTCGCAACTCGAATCGACGTAG
- a CDS encoding bifunctional methylenetetrahydrofolate dehydrogenase/methenyltetrahydrofolate cyclohydrolase, with protein MTHVIDGNAVAQRIRDGLGEAIETLAANGTTPTLATVLMSDDPASETYVSMKQDDCEEVGIEAIDVEIDPDAPAEELFETVEELNADDDVDGILVQMPVPDHVDQRAVLRAIDPEKDVDGFHPENVGRLVAGDARYKPCTPHGIQKLLEAADVDTEGKDAVVVGRSDIVGKPMANLFIQKAPGGNATTTVCHSRTEDLAAKTRAADIVVAAAGVPEMIDGSMLSDGVVVIDVGINRVDADTEKGYELVGDVDFESAKEKASAITPVPGGVGPMTRAMLLYNTVKAAGSRADVEIELP; from the coding sequence ATGACTCACGTCATCGACGGCAACGCGGTCGCACAGCGGATTCGGGACGGCCTGGGCGAGGCGATCGAGACGCTTGCGGCGAACGGAACGACACCGACGCTGGCGACGGTGCTGATGAGCGACGATCCGGCCAGCGAGACGTACGTCTCGATGAAACAGGACGACTGCGAGGAGGTCGGTATCGAGGCGATCGACGTCGAGATCGATCCCGACGCCCCGGCCGAGGAACTGTTCGAGACGGTCGAGGAGCTGAACGCCGACGACGACGTGGATGGCATCCTCGTCCAGATGCCGGTGCCGGATCACGTCGATCAACGCGCCGTCCTGCGGGCGATCGACCCCGAGAAGGACGTCGACGGGTTCCACCCCGAAAACGTCGGCCGACTCGTCGCGGGCGACGCCCGATACAAGCCCTGCACGCCACACGGGATCCAGAAACTGCTCGAAGCCGCCGACGTGGACACCGAAGGGAAAGACGCGGTCGTCGTCGGTCGATCGGACATCGTCGGCAAGCCGATGGCGAACCTGTTCATCCAGAAAGCGCCCGGCGGGAACGCGACGACGACAGTCTGTCACTCCCGAACCGAGGACCTCGCCGCCAAGACCAGAGCGGCCGATATCGTCGTCGCGGCGGCCGGCGTCCCCGAGATGATCGACGGGTCGATGCTCTCAGACGGCGTCGTCGTCATCGACGTGGGGATCAACCGCGTGGACGCCGACACCGAGAAGGGCTACGAACTGGTCGGGGACGTCGACTTCGAGAGCGCAAAGGAGAAAGCCAGCGCGATCACGCCGGTCCCGGGCGGCGTCGGACCGATGACCCGCGCGATGTTGCTGTACAACACGGTCAAAGCAGCCGGTAGCCGGGCCGACGTCGAGATCGAACTGCCCTGA
- a CDS encoding DUF7117 family protein produces MKIRGERECQACGTRWSYYETGSITCPECGSMRSVGVDERTEHTDNPVELDLTPVVEAIDSDPIDQVAERTVEQCREYVRQRGFIRGGELRQLDTEFVMAVELQYVASEIARSMRVTEDEQRYFLSLVRRLTDGDRPDPETVPDSLAAARGLAIAAIIDAYRRDLTRYLSEHPDSETRTTMGRFVDHRKRIEALDGSIPPENAEAILDGLIALSRYATGDQSALETARDRLDSLD; encoded by the coding sequence ATGAAGATCCGTGGCGAGCGCGAGTGCCAGGCCTGTGGGACGCGATGGTCGTACTACGAGACCGGCTCGATCACGTGCCCGGAGTGTGGGAGCATGCGGAGCGTCGGCGTCGATGAGCGAACCGAACACACTGACAATCCGGTCGAACTGGATCTCACGCCCGTCGTCGAGGCGATCGATTCCGACCCGATCGACCAGGTCGCCGAACGCACCGTCGAGCAGTGTCGCGAATACGTCCGGCAGCGCGGGTTCATCCGCGGCGGCGAGCTACGCCAACTCGACACGGAGTTCGTTATGGCTGTCGAACTCCAGTATGTCGCGAGCGAAATCGCCCGCTCGATGCGTGTCACCGAGGACGAACAGCGGTATTTCCTCTCGCTGGTTCGCCGTCTCACCGACGGGGACCGGCCCGACCCCGAGACGGTTCCCGACTCGCTCGCCGCCGCGCGGGGACTCGCGATCGCCGCGATCATCGACGCCTATCGTCGGGATCTGACGCGATACCTCTCCGAACACCCGGACAGTGAGACGCGCACGACGATGGGTCGGTTCGTCGACCACCGCAAGCGGATCGAGGCCCTGGACGGATCGATCCCGCCCGAAAACGCCGAGGCGATTCTGGACGGACTGATCGCGCTCAGCAGGTACGCCACGGGCGATCAGTCGGCGCTCGAAACCGCGCGTGATCGCCTCGACAGTCTCGACTGA